A portion of the Cryptomeria japonica chromosome 5, Sugi_1.0, whole genome shotgun sequence genome contains these proteins:
- the LOC131056298 gene encoding uncharacterized protein LOC131056298: protein MVKKFPLMLGKKCNDRDSVAWMPPKPGWLKLNFNGASKGNPGASGIGCVVRDHNGLFKGKMALSIALDTNNIAEFKALLLGLLEFSSRGIKHVVVEGDLAIAINAVKTIRLPNWRLQALLERILKELSRFDDFSCKHVYREANLEADALSKIATDGTNLSWWADEFKVTYPSD from the coding sequence ATGGTTAAAAAATTCCCCTTGATGTTGGGAAAAAAATGTAATGACAGAGATAGTGTAGCTTGGATGCCTCCCAAACCTGGATGGTTAAAGTTGAACTTCAACGGGGCTTCAAAAGGAAACCCAGGTGCTTCTGGTATAGGATGTGTTGTGAGGGACCATAATGGATTATTCAAAGGAAAGATGGCTCTGTCAATAGCCCTAgataccaacaatatagcagaattcaAGGCCTTATTGCTAGGACTCTTAGAGTTCTCAAGTCGAGGGATTAAACATGTAGTTGTGGAGGGGGACTTGGCTATAGCAATTAATGCAGTTAAAACCATTAGATTACCAAATTGGAGACTACAAGCTCTGTTGGAAAGGATTTTGAAGGAATTGTCTAGATTTGATGATTTCTCCTGCAAGCATGTCTATAGAGAAGCAAATTTAGAGGCAGATGCCCTTTCTAAGATTGCAACAGATGGAACCAATTTGTCCTGGTGGGCGGATGAATTTAAAGTAACCTATCCTAGTGATTGA